In Acidaminococcus fermentans DSM 20731, one genomic interval encodes:
- a CDS encoding ShlB/FhaC/HecB family hemolysin secretion/activation protein yields MMRKHWNPMIGAAIALSLGVLPAAVAGAAPSREEAAALRNVRERQSDASMLQNEARNRARAEAQRAAAATGQIAVEETERPKLDLPDTLKVQVNGFRITGQDVIPEPELQALLADKKGQLLTFKDLQEGADILTRYFRGKGYLVAHAYLPVQKINDGIVEYTVTVGTLDGFTINNHTSIHQGALERETNFLKKEKYLTRDNLERAVWLLTDLAGADAKATLQKGSQPGSVHVVLDVDAYKGKQGLFTASNYGSRSMGYNQYSVNYDFLNLAHEGDHLTANLSTSGRKMFDWGLNYTLPVIRDGWRLSAGYNVLSYDLGDEFAQYDGVGHSKVASLGLDYAIRRSRKHNLYAGIRYEHSDIKDEYRKIWNSTYGDKTGDAGVLALYGDDEDPLGATDWRVEYKWGNITNDAFYSDDIYTRWLAGSDRTNGTYHKATGYIQRRQNMNDRTYLLLTARGQYAFSNLDSSEHFYLGGPYGLRAYPTSEGSGDTGYLTRAELRWLLPLKKQDQQLHMAFYLEHGGVWMNHDSSLTPAGEKNHRNLQDVGIGLIWSRYQDWFVRADYAWRLGAEEPVSDTSHKNGHFWLIGGVYF; encoded by the coding sequence ATGATGAGAAAACATTGGAATCCGATGATCGGGGCGGCCATTGCCCTGAGCCTGGGGGTCCTGCCTGCGGCGGTGGCCGGGGCAGCACCCAGCCGGGAAGAAGCTGCGGCCCTGCGGAATGTCCGTGAGCGGCAGAGTGATGCCTCCATGCTGCAGAACGAAGCCCGGAACCGGGCCCGGGCAGAAGCCCAGCGGGCTGCGGCGGCCACCGGGCAGATCGCGGTGGAAGAAACGGAACGGCCCAAATTGGATCTCCCGGATACCCTGAAAGTCCAGGTGAACGGTTTCAGGATCACCGGGCAGGATGTGATCCCGGAACCGGAACTCCAGGCCCTGCTGGCGGACAAAAAAGGCCAGCTGCTTACCTTCAAAGACCTCCAGGAGGGAGCCGACATTCTGACCCGGTACTTCCGGGGCAAAGGGTATCTGGTGGCTCACGCCTATCTGCCGGTACAGAAAATCAATGACGGTATTGTGGAATACACCGTTACCGTGGGAACCCTGGATGGCTTTACCATCAACAATCACACCAGCATCCACCAGGGAGCCCTGGAACGGGAAACCAACTTCCTGAAAAAGGAAAAATACCTTACCCGGGACAACCTGGAACGGGCCGTCTGGCTGCTCACCGACCTGGCCGGCGCCGATGCCAAGGCCACCCTCCAGAAAGGCTCCCAGCCCGGCAGCGTCCATGTGGTGCTGGATGTGGATGCATACAAGGGCAAACAGGGGCTCTTCACCGCCAGCAACTACGGCAGCCGGTCCATGGGGTACAACCAGTATTCCGTGAACTACGACTTCCTGAACCTGGCCCACGAAGGGGATCATCTAACCGCCAACCTGTCCACCTCCGGCCGGAAGATGTTCGACTGGGGACTGAACTACACCCTGCCGGTGATTCGGGACGGGTGGCGGTTGTCTGCCGGGTATAACGTGCTCAGCTACGATCTGGGAGATGAATTCGCCCAATACGACGGGGTGGGCCATTCCAAAGTGGCATCCCTTGGGCTGGATTATGCCATCCGCCGGAGCCGGAAGCACAACCTGTACGCCGGGATCCGCTACGAACACAGTGACATCAAGGACGAATACCGGAAAATCTGGAATTCCACCTATGGGGACAAAACCGGGGATGCCGGGGTACTGGCTCTTTACGGGGACGACGAGGACCCCCTGGGAGCCACTGACTGGCGGGTGGAATACAAATGGGGGAACATCACCAACGATGCCTTCTATTCCGACGACATCTACACCCGGTGGCTGGCCGGCAGCGACCGGACCAATGGCACCTATCACAAGGCCACCGGCTACATCCAGCGCCGGCAGAATATGAATGACCGGACGTACCTGCTGCTGACCGCCCGGGGCCAGTACGCCTTCTCCAACCTGGATTCGTCCGAACATTTCTACCTGGGCGGTCCTTACGGCCTGCGGGCCTATCCCACCAGTGAAGGGTCCGGGGACACGGGCTATCTGACCCGGGCGGAACTCCGCTGGCTGCTGCCCCTTAAAAAACAGGACCAGCAGCTGCACATGGCCTTCTACCTGGAGCATGGGGGCGTGTGGATGAACCACGACAGCAGCCTGACCCCGGCGGGAGAAAAGAACCACCGGAATCTCCAGGATGTGGGCATCGGGCTGATCTGGTCCCGGTATCAGGACTGGTTCGTCCGGGCGGATTATGCCTGGAGACTGGGGGCCGAAGAACCGGTCAGCGACACCAGCCACAAGAACGGCCATTTCTGGCTGATCGGCGGCGTTTACTTCTGA
- the dnaJ gene encoding molecular chaperone DnaJ, with protein MAEKRDYYEVLGVSKNATADELKKAYHKLARKYHPDLNKDNPEAADKFKEANEAYSVLSDPQKRAAYDQYGHAAFQNGGGAGPGAGNPFGGGFQGFGGFGGGEGMDDIFNMFFGGAGRGAGRRADNGPRQGADLRMDTQITFEEAAFGTEKKVTVNREEECETCHGSGAAPGSTPETCPDCHGTGEIRVTQNSLFGQVVNVRSCPKCHGTGKIVTHPCKDCYGKGRVKKRRVLTVKIPAGVDNGSRLRVAGEGEAGIRGGRPGDLYVYLYVKPHKFFGREGTTVTCEVPINIVQATLGAEIEVPTLYGQVKVKIPEGTQPNKILRLKGKGIVSLRTGQKGDQMVRIKVVIPTGLSDTQKEALRKFGEASGTAINPEEKSFLNKIKDLFK; from the coding sequence ATGGCAGAGAAGAGAGACTACTATGAGGTGCTGGGCGTTTCCAAAAACGCCACAGCCGATGAACTGAAAAAGGCCTACCACAAACTGGCCCGGAAGTATCACCCTGACCTGAACAAAGACAATCCGGAAGCAGCGGATAAATTCAAAGAGGCCAATGAAGCCTACAGTGTCCTCAGCGATCCCCAGAAGAGAGCGGCCTATGACCAGTACGGCCATGCCGCTTTCCAGAACGGCGGAGGGGCCGGCCCTGGTGCCGGCAACCCCTTCGGCGGCGGGTTCCAGGGCTTTGGCGGTTTCGGCGGCGGAGAAGGCATGGACGACATCTTCAATATGTTCTTTGGAGGTGCCGGACGGGGCGCCGGCCGCCGGGCCGACAATGGCCCCCGGCAGGGGGCTGACCTGCGGATGGATACCCAGATCACCTTTGAGGAAGCGGCCTTTGGTACGGAGAAGAAGGTGACCGTGAACCGGGAAGAGGAATGTGAAACCTGTCATGGTTCCGGGGCAGCCCCCGGCAGCACGCCGGAAACCTGTCCGGACTGCCATGGTACAGGGGAGATCCGGGTTACCCAGAATTCTCTCTTTGGCCAGGTGGTCAATGTCCGGAGCTGTCCCAAATGCCATGGGACCGGCAAGATCGTCACCCATCCCTGCAAGGACTGTTATGGCAAGGGCCGGGTGAAGAAACGGAGAGTCCTGACGGTGAAGATTCCCGCCGGGGTGGACAATGGTTCCCGTCTGCGGGTGGCCGGCGAGGGCGAAGCCGGGATCCGGGGCGGACGGCCTGGGGATCTGTACGTATACCTGTACGTGAAACCCCACAAGTTCTTTGGACGGGAAGGCACCACCGTAACCTGTGAAGTGCCCATCAACATCGTCCAGGCCACCCTGGGGGCGGAAATCGAAGTTCCTACCCTGTATGGCCAGGTGAAGGTGAAGATTCCGGAAGGAACCCAGCCCAACAAGATCCTGCGTCTGAAGGGCAAAGGGATCGTATCCCTGCGGACGGGCCAGAAGGGCGACCAGATGGTCCGGATCAAAGTGGTGATTCCCACCGGGCTCAGCGATACCCAGAAAGAGGCACTCCGGAAATTTGGAGAAGCCAGCGGGACCGCCATCAACCCGGAAGAAAAAAGTTTCCTGAACAAAATAAAGGACCTGTTCAAGTAA
- a CDS encoding filamentous hemagglutinin N-terminal domain-containing protein produces the protein MDNHLKYSRKWKNSLTAGVLLALALGGTGYAMPTGGQIQSGQGAIAQDGKNMTVTQNSGKMAVDWTQFNIAKDEAVKFAQPGRDAVALNRITGGQKSVIDGALSANGNLLLVNPNGVVFGKTATVDVGSLVASTAQLNDTFMKSFAGSTANLNLTIGEGNTSTILNEGTIAAQGGLVALHAAQVENTGTISNPGGTVALAAAKQLTLSPDGDGKLNYAVDGDLAQAKALNSGRIQADGGYVVMTAKSAQDLLGTVVNNTGTLEARTLRKDEKGQILLDGGKRGQVEVSGTLDASGMEDGQSAGSIKVIGQKTIVHDDTNLIAKGDVDGGKIETSGDVLNLGDGLTIDASGVKGKHGEWLLDPLEILIQDEQPLQAAGDQSLPTVNGGKETQITYNDPPSATQNADATYSSTTWIKTSKITDILNAGTDVTIQAASTSQAASITVNSAIKPKVKEDREATLTLEAQRNVTINKEIAADKDGGKLNVKLNSDTDGDGVGAVIINADISTNGGFFTSGSGGTVTIKVPNGTANGAYADTGLEGKANIAGHTVGTYFGYVVPEGKSAIDLSGEQNNRKITTNGGAITLDGEVAIGLNGGVLTLDTSKKDGSPVGNVNITGIVNSGNSYDTYIYGTEKWNQLVEKLVQEYLDHNSVPSYRFVGINYTKKMQMGRTATLQKPNLSNKGNPIMLSMN, from the coding sequence ATGGATAACCATTTGAAATACAGCAGAAAATGGAAGAACAGCCTGACGGCCGGCGTACTGCTGGCCCTGGCGCTGGGGGGCACCGGCTATGCCATGCCCACCGGGGGCCAGATCCAGTCCGGCCAGGGAGCCATTGCCCAGGACGGGAAGAATATGACCGTGACCCAGAACAGCGGGAAAATGGCGGTGGACTGGACCCAGTTCAATATCGCCAAAGACGAAGCAGTGAAATTCGCCCAGCCCGGTCGGGACGCCGTGGCCCTGAACCGGATCACCGGGGGACAGAAATCCGTGATCGACGGGGCCCTTTCCGCCAACGGGAATCTGCTTTTGGTGAACCCCAACGGGGTGGTGTTCGGCAAGACCGCCACCGTAGACGTGGGGAGCCTGGTGGCTTCCACGGCCCAGCTGAACGATACCTTTATGAAGAGCTTCGCTGGCAGCACTGCCAACCTGAACCTGACCATCGGGGAGGGGAACACCAGCACCATCCTGAATGAAGGCACCATTGCGGCCCAGGGCGGCCTGGTGGCCCTCCATGCAGCCCAGGTGGAGAATACCGGCACCATCAGCAATCCGGGCGGTACCGTGGCCCTGGCTGCGGCCAAACAGCTGACCCTGTCTCCTGACGGCGACGGGAAACTGAATTACGCTGTAGACGGGGACCTGGCCCAGGCCAAAGCCCTGAACAGCGGCAGGATCCAGGCCGACGGGGGCTATGTGGTGATGACCGCCAAAAGTGCCCAGGATTTGCTGGGGACTGTGGTGAACAACACCGGAACTCTCGAAGCCAGGACCCTGCGAAAAGACGAAAAAGGCCAGATCCTCCTGGATGGGGGCAAGAGAGGCCAGGTGGAAGTGAGCGGTACCCTGGATGCCTCCGGCATGGAAGACGGACAGAGCGCAGGCAGCATCAAAGTCATCGGCCAGAAGACCATCGTCCACGATGACACCAACCTTATTGCCAAAGGCGATGTGGACGGGGGCAAGATCGAAACCTCCGGCGACGTGCTGAACCTGGGAGACGGGCTGACCATTGATGCGTCCGGTGTGAAGGGGAAACATGGGGAATGGCTGTTGGACCCGTTGGAAATCCTGATTCAGGATGAGCAGCCTCTTCAGGCTGCCGGTGATCAGAGTTTACCTACGGTGAATGGGGGGAAAGAAACCCAGATTACCTACAATGATCCTCCTTCTGCCACCCAGAATGCCGACGCCACCTACAGCTCTACCACTTGGATTAAAACCAGTAAAATTACGGATATTCTGAATGCCGGGACGGACGTAACCATCCAGGCTGCTTCCACCAGCCAGGCCGCCAGCATCACCGTGAATTCGGCCATCAAACCCAAGGTGAAAGAGGATAGGGAAGCTACCCTGACCCTGGAAGCCCAGCGGAATGTCACCATCAACAAAGAAATTGCGGCTGACAAAGACGGCGGCAAACTGAATGTGAAACTGAATTCCGATACGGACGGAGATGGGGTCGGTGCGGTCATCATCAATGCGGACATCTCTACCAATGGCGGTTTCTTCACTTCCGGAAGCGGCGGTACTGTAACGATTAAGGTACCGAATGGGACGGCCAATGGTGCCTATGCTGATACAGGATTAGAAGGTAAGGCCAATATTGCAGGACATACGGTTGGTACGTATTTCGGTTATGTTGTTCCAGAAGGGAAATCCGCTATTGATTTGTCAGGGGAACAAAACAATCGGAAAATCACGACCAATGGCGGAGCCATCACACTGGATGGGGAAGTGGCCATCGGCTTGAATGGCGGTGTCCTCACTTTAGATACCAGTAAAAAAGATGGGAGTCCCGTCGGTAACGTCAACATTACTGGAATTGTCAATTCTGGGAATAGTTATGATACCTATATTTACGGGACAGAAAAATGGAATCAACTGGTAGAAAAGCTGGTTCAGGAATACCTGGATCACAATTCCGTTCCTTCTTATCGTTTTGTAGGGATCAACTATACAAAAAAAATGCAGATGGGACGTACAGCTACACTACAGAAGCCAAATCTTTCGAACAAGGGGAATCCCATTATGCTTTCCATGAATTGA